One window from the genome of Musa acuminata AAA Group cultivar baxijiao chromosome BXJ1-4, Cavendish_Baxijiao_AAA, whole genome shotgun sequence encodes:
- the LOC103980532 gene encoding protein DROOPING LEAF-like, which yields MDLVSPTEHLCYVRCTYCNTVLAVGVPCKRLMDTVTVKCGHCNHLSFLSPRPLVQSPSPTDYEMGLQGPCTECLRGQPLPPPPSSSSEQMIQKPTYVVKPPEKKHRMPSAYNRFMKEEIQRIKAAKPDIPHREAFSMAAKNWAKCDPRCSTIASISGNSKLPSVPQVESSCPTIESSKVYKKMEQKD from the exons ATGGATTTGGTCTCTCCCACTGAGCACTTGTGCTACGTCCGCTGCACCTACTGCAACACAGTTCTTGCG GTTGGAGTTCCATGCAAGAGGCTGATGGACACAGTCACTGTGAAATGTGGTCACTGTAACCATCTCTCCTTCCTCAGCCCCAGACCCTTGGTGCAGTCCCCGAGCCCCACCGACTATGAGATGGGTCTTCAG GGTCCTTGCACTGAATGCCTGAGGGGCCAACCTTTGCCACCACCACCATCAAGTTCAAGTGAACAAATGATCCAAAAACCAACATACGTCGTCAAAC CTCCCGAGAAGAAACACAGGATGCCTTCGGCCTATAATCGCTTCATGAA GGAGGAAATACAACGAATCAAAGCAGCTAAACCGGATATTCCTCACCGAGAAGCTTTTAGCATGGCTGCTAAGAAT TGGGCTAAATGTGATCCTCGTTGCTCAACTATCGCTTCGATCTCTGGTAACAGTAAACTGCCTTCCGTTCCTCAAGTG GAAAGCAGTTGCCCCACCATAGAAAGCTCCAAGGTTTACAAGAAAATGGAACAAAAGGATTAG
- the LOC135640584 gene encoding plant-specific TFIIB-related protein PTF2-like isoform X2 — translation MAICSGCGGSRVIVDPDSGDRVCGSCGRVLSTENYSHEAFTSEGQPTSFLHSTGGDFGYRERKLHHARALITDLTARLGLSAARAAEAGALASDVTDGALGDGQWFPVLVAACSYLVARRHRLPLSLSEAAAAVGHDACDLGRMAVRVARHLGLPPLPEFDAAGVLDRVVRTCPCFSAVDPEKSKELIGQGRFLLHCATKWFLTTGRQPLPMVAAVLAFVAEVNGVGVSVEEIAKEIYAGVTTSKLRLKELMETLVRVARSLLPWGKDVTVKNLVQNAPLLIRLMERKSKSALSEGLGFGFGGLSGPYQDGEAEDSKYFEIDGEEDGNANCNILEDVNLSGECISSAYKNVLQRISHLKEIGEFDKVQVKKARKDQLDFVALQDSWEGRWDSEKKLTLEQMLERDVGYDALPPSFVTGVQARRFRKAKIEAAKRRIHKIMKPSSSVDAVGKVEDCLPGEEVVGRKRRSRKKLQVDSLDWEDCIIELLLLHQVNEDDIEQAS, via the exons ATGGCGATCTGTTCGGGCTGCGGAGGCAGCAGAGTGATCGTGGACCCGGACTCGGGCGACCGCGTATGCGGCTCCTGCGGCCGCGTCCTCTCCACCGAGAACTACAGCCATGAGGCCTTCACCTCGGAGGGCCAGCCCACCAGCTTCCTCCACTCCACCGGCGGCGACTTTGGCTACCGCGAGCGCAAGCTGCACCACGCCCGAGCCCTCATCACCGATCTCACCGCCCGCCTCGGCCTCTCGGCCGCCCGCGCCGCCGAGGCCGGGGCCCTGGCGTCCGATGTCACCGACGGCGCCCTCGGCGACGGTCAGTGGTTCCCCGTACTCGTTGCCGCCTGCTCGTACCTCGTTGCTCGCCGCCATCGCCTCCCCCTTTCCCTGTCGGAGGCCGCCGCCGCCGTAGGGCATGATGCCTGCGATCTCGGCCGCATGGCCGTCCGCGTCGCCCGCCACCTCGGCCTCCCGCCGCTCCCTGAGTTTGACGCCGCTGGCGTTCTCGATCGCGTGGTCCGCACCTGCCCTTGCTTCTCGGCGGTGGATCCCGAGAAGTCGAAGGAGTTGATTGGCCAGGGTCGGTTTCTCCTCCACTGCGCCACCAAATGGTTCCTCACCACCGGGCGCCAGCCGCTGCCGATGGTAGCCGCCGTCCTCGCCTTCGTTGCCGAAGTGAATGGGGTCGGAGTCTCGGTGGAGGAGATCGCGAAGGAGATCTACGCTGGGGTAACTACGAGCAAGCTCCGGCTCAAGGAGCTCATGGAGACGCTCGTTAGGGTTGCAAGATCCTTGCTTCCATGGGGTAAGGACGTCACAGTCAAGAACCTAGTGCAAAACGCCCCTTTGCTGATTCGCTTGATGGAAAGGAAGTCAAAATCCGCCCTTTCTGAGGGTCTAGGGTTCGGCTTTGGTGGTCTTTCCGGACCTTATCAAGATGGCGAGGCGGAAGATTCCAAGTATTTCGAGATCGATGGTGAAGAAGATGGCAACGCCAACTGCAACATTCTGGAGGACGTCAATCTCTCAGGGGAGTGCATTTCAAGTGCTTACAAGAATGTCTTGCAAAGAATCTCCCATCTAAAGGAAATTGGAGAGTTTGATAAGGTCCAAGTGAAGAAGGCAAGGAAAGACCAGTTGGATTTTGTTGCATTGCAGGATTCATGGGAAGGAAGATGGGATTCAGAAAAAAAATTAACACTTGAGCAAATGTTGGAGCGAGATGTAGGTTATGATGCTCTGCCACCATCTTTTGTTACTGGTGTGCAGGCCAGGAGATTCAGGAAAGCCAAGATCGAAGCAGCTAAGCGTCGGATTCATAAGATTATGAAGCCATCATCCTCTGTAGATGCAGTTGGCAAGGTGGAGGATTGTCTCCCGGGGGAGGAGGTGGTGGGTAGGAAAAGGAGGTCAAGGAAGAAGCTCCAAGTGGATAGTCTTGATTGGGAGGACTGCATAATTGAACTTTTGCTTCTTCATCAAGTGAATGAGGACGACATAGAGCAAG CAAGTTGA
- the LOC135583637 gene encoding uncharacterized protein LOC135583637 isoform X2, which yields MASLCRSVVVAVARSAVVRSKALLPKHSLSRRASPLVCGLAALASVPIDSLMPLHSAVASARLKSYIAVDSSCWSCLSQANPTTKHDS from the exons ATGGCGTCGCTTTGCAGGTCCGTCGTAGTGGCCGTGGCGAGATCGGCGGTGGTCCGCTCCAAAGCCCTTCTTCCGAAGCACTCCCTGTCGCGGAGAGCCTCCCCTCTCGTTTGCGG GTTGGCCGCGTTGGCGTCGGTACCCATCGACTCGTTGATGCCGCTCCACAGCGCCGTCGCCTCTGCTCGTCTCAAATCTTATATAGCTGTTGATTCATCTTGTTGGAGCTGCCTCTCTCAAG CCAACCCAACAACTAAGCACGACTCTTAA
- the LOC135640591 gene encoding malate dehydrogenase, glyoxysomal-like — MQRNGEASRRIASISAHLHPPSPPMQGSTSLRRADCRAKGGAPGFKVAILGAAGGIGQPLALLMKMNPLVSVLHLYDVVNSPGVTADVSHMDTGAVVRGFLGAPQLENALVGMDLVIIPAGVPRKPGMTRDDLFKINAGIVRTLCEGVAKCCPHAIVNLISNPVNSTVPIAAEVFKKAGIYDPKRLLGVTTLDVVRANTFVAEVLGIDPREVNVPVVGGHSGVTILPLLSQVKPPCSFTSEEIDYLTNRIQNGGTEVVEAKAGAGSATLSMAFAAAKFADACLRGLRGDAGIVECAFVASQVTELPFFASKVRLGRGGAEEIFPLGPLSEYERAGLDKAKEELAGSIEKGVSFIRK, encoded by the exons ATGCAGCGGAACGGCGAGGCCAGTCGACGCATCGCATCGATCTCTGCCCACCTCCATCCGCCCAGCCCTCCG ATGCAGGGAAGTACGTCACTGAGACGGGCGGATTGCCGGGCGAAAGGAGGAGCACCCGGATTCAAAGTAGCAATACTGGGTGCTGCAGGAGGAATAGGACAGCCCCTGGCATTGCTGATGAAGATGAATCCCCTGGTGTCTGTTCTGCACCTCTATGATGTTGTCAATTCACCTGGTGTTACAGCTGATGTTAGTCACATGGATACTGGTGCTGTG GTTCGCGGCTTTTTGGGTGCACCTCAATTGGAAAATGCACTTGTTGGAATGGATCTTGTCATAATTCCAGCTGGTGTGCCAAGAAAGCCAGGAATGACAAGGGATGATCTATTCAAAATCAACGCTGGAATAGTTCGGACCCTATGTGAAGGGGTTGCTAAATGCTGTCCTCATGCAATTGTGAACTTGATCAGCAACCCAGTGAACTCCACTGTTCCTATTGCAGCAGAGGTTTTCAAGAAAGCTGGGATCTATGATCCCAAGCGCCTTTTGGGAGTGACAACTCTTGATGTAGTGAGAGCTAATACATTTGTG GCTGAAGTACTGGGCATTGATCCAAGGGAGGTTAATGTACCTGTGGTTGGTGGTCACTCAGGGGTTACCATATTACCTCTCTTGTCACAG GTTAAACCTCCATGCTCCTTCACCTCGGAAGAAATTGATTACCTTACTAACCGCATTCAAAATGGTGGAACTGAAGTTGTCGAG GCCAAAGCTGGAGCTGGCTCTGCAACACTCTCCATG gCATTTGCCGCAGCTAAATTTGCAGATGCATGTCTGAGGGGACTGAGAGGTGATGCTGGCATTGTGGAATGTGCATTTGTGGCATCACAG GTGACAGAACTCCCTTTTTTTGCATCAAAAGTGCGATTAGGTCGAGGTGGAGCTGAAGAAATCTTCCCTCTAGGGCCACTGAGTGAATACGAAAG GGCTGGCTTGGACAAGGCAAAGGAGGAGTTGGCAGGGAGCATTGAGAAGGGAGTTTCTTTCATTAGGAAGTGA
- the LOC135640584 gene encoding plant-specific TFIIB-related protein PTF2-like isoform X1, with protein MAICSGCGGSRVIVDPDSGDRVCGSCGRVLSTENYSHEAFTSEGQPTSFLHSTGGDFGYRERKLHHARALITDLTARLGLSAARAAEAGALASDVTDGALGDGQWFPVLVAACSYLVARRHRLPLSLSEAAAAVGHDACDLGRMAVRVARHLGLPPLPEFDAAGVLDRVVRTCPCFSAVDPEKSKELIGQGRFLLHCATKWFLTTGRQPLPMVAAVLAFVAEVNGVGVSVEEIAKEIYAGVTTSKLRLKELMETLVRVARSLLPWGKDVTVKNLVQNAPLLIRLMERKSKSALSEGLGFGFGGLSGPYQDGEAEDSKYFEIDGEEDGNANCNILEDVNLSGECISSAYKNVLQRISHLKEIGEFDKVQVKKARKDQLDFVALQDSWEGRWDSEKKLTLEQMLERDVGYDALPPSFVTGVQARRFRKAKIEAAKRRIHKIMKPSSSVDAVGKVEDCLPGEEVVGRKRRSRKKLQVDSLDWEDCIIELLLLHQVNEDDIEQAAS; from the exons ATGGCGATCTGTTCGGGCTGCGGAGGCAGCAGAGTGATCGTGGACCCGGACTCGGGCGACCGCGTATGCGGCTCCTGCGGCCGCGTCCTCTCCACCGAGAACTACAGCCATGAGGCCTTCACCTCGGAGGGCCAGCCCACCAGCTTCCTCCACTCCACCGGCGGCGACTTTGGCTACCGCGAGCGCAAGCTGCACCACGCCCGAGCCCTCATCACCGATCTCACCGCCCGCCTCGGCCTCTCGGCCGCCCGCGCCGCCGAGGCCGGGGCCCTGGCGTCCGATGTCACCGACGGCGCCCTCGGCGACGGTCAGTGGTTCCCCGTACTCGTTGCCGCCTGCTCGTACCTCGTTGCTCGCCGCCATCGCCTCCCCCTTTCCCTGTCGGAGGCCGCCGCCGCCGTAGGGCATGATGCCTGCGATCTCGGCCGCATGGCCGTCCGCGTCGCCCGCCACCTCGGCCTCCCGCCGCTCCCTGAGTTTGACGCCGCTGGCGTTCTCGATCGCGTGGTCCGCACCTGCCCTTGCTTCTCGGCGGTGGATCCCGAGAAGTCGAAGGAGTTGATTGGCCAGGGTCGGTTTCTCCTCCACTGCGCCACCAAATGGTTCCTCACCACCGGGCGCCAGCCGCTGCCGATGGTAGCCGCCGTCCTCGCCTTCGTTGCCGAAGTGAATGGGGTCGGAGTCTCGGTGGAGGAGATCGCGAAGGAGATCTACGCTGGGGTAACTACGAGCAAGCTCCGGCTCAAGGAGCTCATGGAGACGCTCGTTAGGGTTGCAAGATCCTTGCTTCCATGGGGTAAGGACGTCACAGTCAAGAACCTAGTGCAAAACGCCCCTTTGCTGATTCGCTTGATGGAAAGGAAGTCAAAATCCGCCCTTTCTGAGGGTCTAGGGTTCGGCTTTGGTGGTCTTTCCGGACCTTATCAAGATGGCGAGGCGGAAGATTCCAAGTATTTCGAGATCGATGGTGAAGAAGATGGCAACGCCAACTGCAACATTCTGGAGGACGTCAATCTCTCAGGGGAGTGCATTTCAAGTGCTTACAAGAATGTCTTGCAAAGAATCTCCCATCTAAAGGAAATTGGAGAGTTTGATAAGGTCCAAGTGAAGAAGGCAAGGAAAGACCAGTTGGATTTTGTTGCATTGCAGGATTCATGGGAAGGAAGATGGGATTCAGAAAAAAAATTAACACTTGAGCAAATGTTGGAGCGAGATGTAGGTTATGATGCTCTGCCACCATCTTTTGTTACTGGTGTGCAGGCCAGGAGATTCAGGAAAGCCAAGATCGAAGCAGCTAAGCGTCGGATTCATAAGATTATGAAGCCATCATCCTCTGTAGATGCAGTTGGCAAGGTGGAGGATTGTCTCCCGGGGGAGGAGGTGGTGGGTAGGAAAAGGAGGTCAAGGAAGAAGCTCCAAGTGGATAGTCTTGATTGGGAGGACTGCATAATTGAACTTTTGCTTCTTCATCAAGTGAATGAGGACGACATAGAGCAAG CAGCAAGTTGA
- the LOC135583637 gene encoding uncharacterized protein LOC135583637 isoform X3 has translation MASLCRSVVVAVARSAVVRSKALLPKHSLSRRASPLVCGLAALASVPIDSLMPLHSAVASARLKSYIAVDSSCWSCLSQEFGVPR, from the exons ATGGCGTCGCTTTGCAGGTCCGTCGTAGTGGCCGTGGCGAGATCGGCGGTGGTCCGCTCCAAAGCCCTTCTTCCGAAGCACTCCCTGTCGCGGAGAGCCTCCCCTCTCGTTTGCGG GTTGGCCGCGTTGGCGTCGGTACCCATCGACTCGTTGATGCCGCTCCACAGCGCCGTCGCCTCTGCTCGTCTCAAATCTTATATAGCTGTTGATTCATCTTGTTGGAGCTGCCTCTCTCAAG AATTTGGGGTCCCTCGGTGA
- the LOC135583637 gene encoding protein NONRESPONDING TO OXYLIPINS 2, mitochondrial-like isoform X1 produces MASLCRSVVVAVARSAVVRSKALLPKHSLSRRASPLVCGLAALASVPIDSLMPLHSAVASARLKSYIAVDSSCWSCLSQGCAALGGVFSG; encoded by the exons ATGGCGTCGCTTTGCAGGTCCGTCGTAGTGGCCGTGGCGAGATCGGCGGTGGTCCGCTCCAAAGCCCTTCTTCCGAAGCACTCCCTGTCGCGGAGAGCCTCCCCTCTCGTTTGCGG GTTGGCCGCGTTGGCGTCGGTACCCATCGACTCGTTGATGCCGCTCCACAGCGCCGTCGCCTCTGCTCGTCTCAAATCTTATATAGCTGTTGATTCATCTTGTTGGAGCTGCCTCTCTCAAG GGTGTGCTGCCCTTGGTGGTGTTTTCTCTGGCTAA
- the LOC135640596 gene encoding uncharacterized protein At1g01500-like: protein MESCDPATMDQPSSPGRKIILHPLYVPKSPPWFDLRVFYVRVSNCQIDESTPEHLTVHHIPLTPDTILEVNGRRSSIYSDYVSSSLRRDRVDKRAEEATFVSTDSIRMTGSIRFEVYDRDCLVLAGILELCNSNGFSGDTKKHNKKWSMNCQSVILTGMSFLKNKQIMSVEINLPMIEVYVAGLFSGAPIVLTKTLQLGFLKKHQMKVMLDSIPEDDTMELKKEMASEDGFELSEYRGYKQETDLDMDYDEMYTKAEYLEGEDGELLWFNAGVRVGVGIGLGVCLGIGIGVGLLVRTYQAATRNFKRRLG, encoded by the exons ATGGAGAGTTGTGATCCTGCCACTATGGATCAGCCATCCAGTCCTGGTCGGAAGATTATCCTGCACCCCCTCTATGTTCCAAAGTCACCACCTTGGTTTGATCTGAGGGTATTTTATGTAAGGGTGAGCAATTGCCAGATTGATGAATCAACTCCTGAGCATCTTACAGTTCATCACATTCCGCTTACTCCCGACACCATCCTCGAAGTGAATGGTAGAAGAAGTAGCATTTACTCTGATTATGTTTCTTCTTCACTTCGAAGGGATAGGGTTGATAAGAGAGCGGAAGAAGCTACATTTGTTAGCACAGATAGCATTAGGATGACTGGAAGTATCAGATTTGAGGTCTATGATAGAGATTGTCTAGTGCTTGCTGGTATCCTGGAACTGTGTAATTCTAATGGTTTTAGTGGGGACACAAAGAAACACAACAAAAAGTGGAGCATGAATTGTCAATCTGTAATTTTGACTGGCATGAGCTTTCTAAAGAACAAACAGATTATGAGTGTGGAGATTAATTTGCCTATGATCGAGGTATACGTTGCTGGTCTTTTCTCTGGTGCTCCCATTGTCTTGACCAAGACTCTTCAGCTTGGTTTTCTTAAGAAGCATCAGATGAAGGTTATGCTGGATTCCATTCCAGAGGATGATACAATGGAACTGAAGAAAGAAATGGCATCTGAGGATGGTTTTGAG TTATCAGAATACCGAGGCTACAAACAAGAAACCGATCTGGACATGGATTATGACGAAATGTACACAAAAGCTGAATATTTGGAAGGAGAAGATGGCGAACTTTTGTGGTTCAATGCTGGAGTGAGAGTTGGTGTGGGGATCGGCCTCGGTGTCTGCCTTGGTATCGGAATAGGTGTTGGCTTGTTAGTTCGCACCTACCAAGCCGCCACCCGAAACTTCAAGAGGCGACTCGGCTGA
- the LOC135640618 gene encoding glutaredoxin-like, producing MALVEAKQIVSSNPVVVFSKSYCPYCTRVKQLLTQLGAKYKAIELDVESDGPQIQEALAEWTGQRTVPNVFVGGKHIGGCDNTMASHGKGELVPLLVDAGAVARAAYRVV from the exons ATGGCTCTCGTCGAGGCTAAGCAAATCGTTTCATCCAACCCCGTCGTCGTCTTCAG CAAGTCATACTGCCCATACTGCACAAGGGTTAAGCAGTTGCTAACACAATTGGGGGCCAAGTACAAAGCAATTGAGTTGGATGTTGAGA GTGATGGGCCTCAAATACAAGAAGCATTGGCAGAATGGACTGGGCAGAGAACTGTTCCAAATGTTTTTGTTGGTGGGAAACATATTGGTGGCTGTGATA ATACCATGGCGAGTCACGGTAAAGGCGAGCTGGTCCCTCTGCTAGTTGATGCTGGTGCCGTTGCTCGTGCAGCATATCGCGTTGTTTAA